The genomic interval ACGCCCATTACCCAATGTCACAGCAGCATGTGGATCCACCATATATTGAAGGAAAGAAATGGCCTTCCTTGGACCTTTGGCAGTATTAAGCGTGCAGATTTCAGCTTTGGTATCACATTTGGAGGAGCCATATTTGGCCACAACAGGCTTTCTCTACAATGCGGATCTTTCCATCCTGAACTTCCAAATCCATTTGGCAAGGAGGGCTTCATTCCTCCGGTTAAGGTTAGTGATCCCCAACCACCATGGATGAAAGGAGAAGTAATTTCAACCTCAATGCTGCCAATGCAAAGCCAGAAGGGTTTGTTACTAAATCTTGGTTTGGAAGGATAAAATTTCCAGAAAAGTTCTTGTGGTCCATAGCCTACCAATAATTTAATGCTCAAGATAAACTATAGAAAGGAAACCACATCTTTCTCCTCCCCTCAAGTGTGCTGAGATtacaaaagagaagaagatcCTGTAGATCACTTATTCATTAGTGTTCTGATGGGGACATCGGATTAAGTTGGAATATACACTTGTTCATTAGTTGGCATTTTTCTTCCTCCACTATGGTCAGTTCTCTACTTCATGTTGGAATTTTTTGGTGTGCTCTTATAGATATTGACACGGTGCACCTAGAGGTCAATTCCCTACTTCATGTTGGAATTGTTTGGTATGTTTCATAGATATCAAAATGGTGCTCCTATCGGCCTTATTAGATTGATAGTTTAGGGGAAAGTTGAAAGTCCTTCGGATATAGAAAAATACCTAAAAGTTTAGTGATGTTGATTTAGCCTATAAAGCACATACACTTCTAAAATGGCCAAGTATCAGTGTCAGACACTGAGATCCACCCGATACTGACACATATCCGACAGGCTATTTTGTGTGTCATatcttttgttattattttaaaaaatttccaaCATGCTTGAACTCGCTCCGACATGCAGGGACACATTTTTGGACATGCAAGGACACATGGGCTTgcaataaaagaaaacaatgggTTTTTGTAACCCAAAACCACGCTTTTGGACAACCCATTAATGGTCCGTTTAATTGAGCCCAGTTGACTCCATCTTATGGTTTTGTTTTGTTAATTAGCTCCCCACCAATCCTTGCTCTCACACCCCACGATTCTTCATTGTTCTTCTTGACCCAAGATATAcacaatatatttaaaaaaaacaggATGTTCGGGTGCACCTACTGATCCTTAGCTGTTATGCTTTATGCTCTTTGTAACATATCTcttgtactttgagcattagtctcatttAATTATAAGAATAAAGAGACTTGTttccttttgaaaaaaaagatgTGCCAAAGTTATCATTATGCAGTTTGAAGTACTTCCAAGCCATCATTAGGCTTTAGAGTGGATGGATGTCAAGAaactaaaagtttaatttgCAATTGGTGGGTGGATATTTTGTAGAAAGGACTTACACCAGTCTCTTAACAATGTCTTTTTAGCTACTTTGACAACTGAAATTACCTGTCTTGGATACTTAAAACTGGGTGTATCTAACTTATACTGCTTAAACGCCTTGTAGATATCTGATTTACTTCGGCATGATTCATTAACCACGGACCACACTCTAGTATACATTCTTACATTGGGAGTAGTGGAAAGCTACAGAAACCTTGGGATAGGTACGAGTTTGTTAGAGCTACATctgtcttattttttttttttttttttttttttttataaaaataataaattgaacACATATGTCATGTTTAGAAATCATCAGCAAATTTTTATGTATTGAATTGCAGCTAGTTCACTTGTTCAAAAGGTAATTAAATATGCCTCAAGCATCCCAACTTGCCGAGCAGTTTATTTGCATGTCATTTCATACAATACTACTGCTATCAAATTCTACAAGAAAATGTCATTCAAGTGCCTACAAAGACTGCCGGGCTTTTACTTTATCAATGGCCAGCATTATGATTCTTACCTGTTTGTCTACTATGTGAATGGTGGTCGATCTCCATGCTCTCTATTGTAAGTATCAAATATCAACAACCTTTAAACTCACATGGCTTATATTACTTGTTCATTTACATGGTCGCATGCTGGTTGAGAATGAAACCGTCCTTAATCCGAGTTGGGGGAGGGGGGGGTCCTCTTTTGCCCTCTTATAGCAACCAAAACCTCATCAAGAATCCTTGGGCTCATAAGATAACTTGAAACATGTTTACCGTAGAGGAAACAACTTATCTCAATCTATTACCAAAACCTTGGAAATACTTATTCAAACTTGTTTAGCATTGGCACATCTAAAGTTCATTACATGGAAATTTAGTGTAGTTGGGGACTACGAATCCATTTTTGGGCGGTAGGGGAGGAGGGAGGAACTGGACAATGGAGAACAGATTGAGAAAGGATAGAGAAGTGATATACAGCGGGAGTACTAGAAAGACCAAGAATCTCATTCTCTATTAGCATTTTGATTCTGTGATATCTCAATAAAATGTATGTTtcagtttattttatttgaaaccTTCCATTTCCCAATACAAATATTGGATGGTTCTAGGACTGCTAAGCCGGCATACTAGAGATCTTCTAAACCTTCAAGCTTATGTTTGTTCTTTCTTTATTGATTCGTTTCGTGTACGTGCAGAGAGGTTGTCACTTTCATGGTGAGTTATTTAAGGGACGGTATCAAGTCTGTAACTTCAAGGCTGAGGAAGAATGAAAAAAGGAAGGTGTCAAAATGGTCGAAATGTAAAGAATCTCATAGCCTTATATCCATGGCGCAGAGCAAGAGAAATCTAGCGGTTGAAAGCAATGGATATGAATGTGTTTAATTTGATTCTGATGTTAAGCACTGAGAAGGAAACCACTCAGAGGAAGATTGACCACACTGTATACCTACTCTTCCTTCAActctttataatttattgtagtTTAAaccgtatatatatatataaatatgatgatATTCTATGCTTAATGTAATAAGGTTTTGGTGATGTTTAATGTGAAATTGAGGCGTCTGTATTCTTATTTCTTTAAAGTCCTCTGTGACAATCTGCTGAGTTATTGACCCCTTATTGTAGTTTTCATTGCTTAAAGAAtacttttattatttgtttttttgttttgaaaaccTTGTTGAATCCTTTGAAGATGGAACAGGTGTTCGGTGAATTACTATTTATCtgtaatatgaatttaattaaatgacgGGGGTAAGAGGAgaatctttattttcatttctaaatgtgttcaaaatcaattttgaaactGAATAGAATTGTTTGTTACGGACTGAATGGTTTGGTTTTAAATCAAAACCAAAGAGAATTTGATTAGATCATTTTGCGACTTTTAGGGTTTGGTTTCGTCCAAAATTGGACCAAACCGAACCGTGAACATCCTTGTTCATATCTTAAAACCAAAGGGGTAAGGACTCTTGACATATAATGCACATGGTTAAAAATCTTTAGAAtatacatttaaaataaatatacttCTAGTTCTTAATTAGTAAATATCTAACATGAAATCATGTAAGGAGTTGTTTGGCGCATGATAAAAGTAgatagttaattaatttgagttggtaattattatctggagagttacattgtcttgaagttgagttggtaattattgtctatGTTTGAGGGTTGAGTTGAGTCGAGTTTTGGCGTATCTGATGCtgtttttgtaaatgaaattgattttgttttttttttttttgctattgttgattttaattttccactATACACGTACTTTCCTAACTTTtctaagataaaaacaaaaaacttcgaattcttttccattctcaaaacataacaaattttctattaaaaaccCCAACTTAATCATTAATGAccgtaaaatttaaaaagaactGAAAAGATTAGTGCCATCAAATGAAATTATTGGCATTGTGGGATGACACTTTAATGTTAATCTTAagaaaaccaaaatcttacaatttaaatcataaaacaaACTATTAGAGTCATTTTTAACTAATTTGTGGAATATggatttacctttttctaaaacCGGTGgaatgattttagaaatattgatgtctattttttttACTGTTATGTTGAATCAGTgtacaaactatttttttttttaaaaaaaaattgagccataattttaaattccacTATTAGAATTATGTAATACTTGAAAACAATGAGGGATAGGTTGTTTAAAACATATCGTTGAAATTCTGTTTAGTGAAACAATAATAGGTcgtcatatgtaatattttttagatataAGAAAACAATGAAATAGAAGAATAATTAGATCTAAAATAATAGccatagaaagaaaataaaaaaagagaaaggaggagttgagaaagaaaaaggaaaataagccCCATATGGGTCAGATAGtgaaagaaagagaatgagaaaGACGAATCAAAAGgtgaaaaaagagagaatatgAGAGAATGGGAATAAATGTGAAGAGACCcatgagagagagaaatgacAAAGTAATTGAGAGAGTTGAGAGAGTAATGAAAATGTGTGGGAAAACGGGTGAGACTGAGAGTGATAAAATGGTGGATAATTAAACCAaccgtttttatttttatcagtggtcgtcgaagttgggcACACAAAGGTGTTAATCGGATTATGTTGTCCAAGCTGTTTGTGCGGAGGTAGTCGTTGGAGTTAGACGCTAGAGTTATCGTCGGAGATGGTGAAGCTCGGAATTCTTCATTGAAGTTGGTCGTGCGAATGTGGAAGTCGGAGTTGTTTTATACcaaggtggttgtcggaattGGTTGCCGGAGTGTTGTTGAAGGTGGTTACTGGAGCTTGGAGTTGGCCATCCGAAGGTGGTCATTGGAGTATGTCGTCGGAGTGTGGTAGCGGTAATCGCCAACGGAGACCGATGGGTGGAACCATTAAAAACATTAGAGGGAGAGAGAACTGAGGAGAGTtagggtgagttggtaaaataacTGGTACAattccaccaacatttaaagttggttgtcaaacattgaattggtaaaaaataccaactcaacccaactctcTTTGACTTGTCAAACACCCCCTAAGAtatatgttttgtttatttaatttatactaTATGTGAAATGTGATTAAGTTAAAATGTTAGAAACATAATTTCatagaataaaatataaatggtTGAAcgaatataatattttgtaaatatgagACGTGaagtaaaaataattgaatataaTAGAATTCTATAGATTTGACAactattatttttttggttttgatttcttttttcaatgGAAAGATTTAACACTTTGAAACAAAGACACTTATATACAATTCTTTTAAAGTTTACTTTACtgaaatttttatatttgtcaaaatattaaaaaaaaaaaaaaaaacattgaattCAAATGAAAGGATCAatataagtttaaaataatataaatgtatattagagggaaatgttaaattatatttacatgtttttttatataagtTATTAGTAAacaaatatatctttttaaaatccaaaatagaataaaatagaatatttatatgtaaaatCTTGTTTTACACGAAGCAAAGAGAAACGGAAAAGGGAGAAACTACACAAACATTTTGTagcttttgaaaattagttcCAGTTTTAGAAATGTTTCTCCAATTTTGGAAACATAAAATGGGATGAGTTACCAAACAAGTTTATTTGTCAAGAATGTGAAACAAAAATAggaaacaaaaataagaaattttggaTTGTGGACCATCGTTTGAACTCCTTTTATTAGTAGATatgttgttgaatgagaaattttggatcaaCCACAAATTGTTACgcacatttctcaaattaataacaaaaaaaaaaaaaaaatcaaatttggttccaagttgacatgtgtcctaaactaaaattgaagacataaattggtgaatcccaatGATGCCACGTATTTTCATCCTGATCattgaattgaataaaattaacttggtttaatttgatattattatttgggctaaagtccaattgaacaaaaaaaaaaagcttaatttagtccaaattttaaataaggTCCAAATTTAATTAGTTGGACCCAAGGGTTAggtccatggaccaaccaagcccaatcTCACAAAAGCCTACTtaagaactctataaatagaggagttctcttcatttggaGGTCCGAAATTTTACACAAGAGAGAATTATCCCAACAACCAACAGACTCCTTAACTCCTGAAGCTGATCacacttgaagattgaagtcctttggagatacaagaattcttccaagacttcaactccaaGAACATCACATGTTCCtcttcctcaaatcaagcgtaTGCATTCAAATGAGTgagaatcaaaggatcaagtAGTAGAGATGGAATCACATTCGCACCAAATCTACATCAACAGAAGTTCAACCCAACGAAATAAGTTTATCTTGAATCCTCATGCAAACAAATTGGCACGTCCAATTTCTCAACAATAAAATCAAGCAATGGCACCAAAGAATGCTACATCTAAAGTAACTGCTGCAAGTAACTCTTGCACAGGACCTGTCACCCACAATCGTACAAAGGAAATCATGCAGGAACAAGAGTAAGGTTCTATCGTCGCACATAACATTTTGAAGAAATTAACTGAATCTCAAAGAAGCAAGATTGTCATCAAAGAAAATCCCtttttttgaaaacttgacTCCTACGTTTGATCGAGTAAAGAAATAATCACACCCGAATGTAATGTTTGTCATGATGACGGATGTAAAAGCTGAAGTGgccatggcagagatggaaaggaaaataaatttcttgATGAAACCAGTTGAGGAGTGAGATCGTGAAATCGCTGTCTTAAGAGATCAGGTGTCAGCTCGTGAAACTGTTGAATCAAGTTAAACTCTTGCTGACAAACctaatgaaaaaggaaaatttgtgtTGTAGGCAAATCAGTCGCAACAATCTACCTCTGTTTCCTCCCTGTCGGTCCAATAGCTACAagatatgatcacaaactccataagagctcaATATGGAGGATTGTCACAGACttcttttatgtactccaagccgTACACtaagagaatcgacaacctgagaatgcTTGTTGGGTACTAACCCTTAAAGTTACTACAATTCAATGGAAAGGGCAACTCAAAGCAATTGCCTACTTCGTTGAATATTGTGAAAATGCAGGAACTAGAGGTGACCTGTTGGTCAAGTAGTTCGCCCAAATCTTGAAGGAAAATGCTTTCGATTAGTATACCGATCTTGAGCTaaaagtgattgacagttgggaacagCTAGAAAGAGAGTTCTTGAACCACTTCTACAACACTAAACGAACTATTAGTATAATAGAGATAACAAATGCCAAATAGTAGAAAGGAGAGCCAATCATCGACTACATCAACCAATAGAAAGCTttgagtctggattgcaaatACCGACTCACAAAATCATCTGCTGTAGAAATGTGCACCCAAGGTGGATTGGGGACTTCTTTATATTATGTAGTGAGTAAAGTCTCATACGTTTGAAGATTTGGCAACTTGCGCTCATGATATGGAATTGACATCGTTCAATAAGGGAATTAAAGATTTCATGGTCCTCGAAGTAAAAAAGGAcaagaaagaaataaagagtACCGAGAGGATTGTGAAGAGCGTCACGAAAGAGTCAATGGTCATTAACGTGACTCCGTTGAGGTTTTTCTCCAAAAGGAATGAAGcaaaagtagaaaaaaaaagatgatggAAGCGAGATATGTCGCCTAACTTTGAAGGAGAGACAAGAAAAGGTTTACCCATTCCCTGGCTCTGATGTTGCagactgttggggttgatgccctaaatatcGTGGGTCTTATGGCTTGTAATTGTACTATACATACCATTTacttatctaataaaataagaggtattttatttgacatttaattgcattaaccacaaaaccaataaattaagatccaagtttttctgtaacttaaacatgtatatatacaagtgaatcatgttcaagtgataacctaaacggtctgcaGCAGATGGATAACATTGGGTTctttattctggtgacactacgagtaagACCCATtttatagttgttataattgttgtaaagtgctacagataaTTTGATCTTGATATTTCATGTAGAGAAATGTGAGTGAGGGTGTTCTAGACAAAGAGTtgatataagaccggaccacgaaatgaatattttctctatataacaccgttgatataagagacttacattccactaggatgaccataggtgacttgacctgaatcctgagtgagttgtgaactcctacctatgaaggcagtcctttgatttgcacggATGAGAGTGGCCTGtatcgctgactcaatatgcctaccattttaggatttATCTGATTGTGGAGTAAGGAATGCAGCTTcataagaagaaattcactcatccCCTagtgttagggtaagtagagaaattgctcccttaagggctagtTCCAGAGCTTGAATAATGTGCTGGTCAGCTACTGGATTCACCGTCGCCCGTGAACCCACGCCTATgcaaatgatatttatattcaCCGAACTAACcccttatactaactagtagtacaagtagCAAGTCtggggtcgaaccacagagagCCGATTTGGATTTCTCGAAAATTGACACTTGTAGGAAGTAACCAGGTGGGAGGGGGTTTGTGAAAATTGTGAAGTAAATTGCAAGAAAATGAAAAGTGCACGATGCAAACAAATGTGTAAATAATCAATTGAACAAAATACTTAGCTTGGGTAATTCtagtttaattcattctttttcAATTCTATTACAGACTAATCAAAAGATACGTaagaatatttgaattaaaacttAGCCCACTCAATTAGAATCCTAACCggtagtccataaaatcaagttaattaaagGAAAAGTGAGAATCCTCAAACAATAAATCAATTAACAGACATTAAGATCTAAGGCAAAGCTAAGCCAAATAATTGATTTCCATCATCTAACCAATTATTTGAGCgagatttatctaagttagaaagtaaatgcttgCTAAATGGAATCCCAATTTAACACAATAAACTAACTTAACCCTTGCTTCTAGGTGACGACTAcctaacaattacaaattagggGCAGTCAACGCAGTCAATTATACATGCAtagctaatttgtcagattatcccataTAAGACAATTGAAGAATATGCTCAAgataaattctcataaattTATAACAAACTTACAGAATTACATATCAAGTCTCAATAATcgaattggaatgaaattaaactAACAAACCCAAGCTAAATTCTTACCCTTTATCCACGAAACATCTTCAAAATCGATACAATGTTCAAAGGGGAagaaaattattacaaaattctgGTGAAAAGGTAGGCTAAACCCGAGCTAGAACAGGGTGGCGACGCTCAAAATCGAGTGTACGTATTGTTTTGTAATCGACCGACTCAAATGGTCCTATTATAAAACTGCTGCAATGTCGTAACGCTAGGAAGAGCATTGCAGCTCTACATACAAATTGGTCGAGCGTCAGACGAGTGTCACAACGTTGCCTTGATGCAGTGTTGTGCGTGCGTTGAGGTTGAATGTCCATAAAACTATGTAGTGTTGCAACTCTCTGGGAGAGCGTTGTAACGCTGCTTATTCTGTCCGAGAGCGTTGGAGGTGCAGCGTTGATGAGCAGTGTGACAGTGGCGTTGGGGCATCtctggagcgttgcaacactagggTCAGCATTGTAGCGCTGGCCTACATCTGAGTATTCTGTCCAATAGCGTTGAGCTAGCATAAGAATTAGGTTTAATGAGAGTGTTGTAATGCTCGGCAAGGCAACAACcttctttccttcttcatttgatCATTTTAGCTTctaacttcatcattttaacGTCTTTCTGCCCCGAATGCTTAATTTGATTTCTTGTACACTCGAGTCTTAAAAAACAAtcaatttaactaaattaagtAGCTAAAAAACCCTGAGTTAAGTAGAAGAAGATAACACATTTCCagtgctatcaaacacccccaacttaaatcTTGATCGTCCTCGAGCAAGTTAAAACAAACGGTCAtgcaaaaataaacaatttgtcaaactcaaatgttCCTTACTCAAGCCTCAACAGTAACCTATAATTAATTTCACAATCGAATAGGTAATCAAAAAGCATTCCATCATTTTAAGAATGGTTTGAAAATtcgttttaaaatttgttatgcATGTTCAAGctcaaagttatttattttgaacaagAGCGAGCCCAAAATGGTCTTATGAATCTTCAATTTATTTTCTCCCACACCGGTGTAAAGGATTTGAAATTAGCTTTCCTAAATTCAAAGTGGTAATGACATCACAATGGATCAGTCAAAATCGAATCATCCATCGCCTTTTTTGCATGCTTTtccttctcattttttttaaatttattatttttttttaaagcacaAAGTGGAAACTTAATCTAGGAAACCAACTTTCGTTTTGCTTGTccacacgggtgtcatgcgagtcATCCAACTACAGGCCAATTTCCTTTAAAAGTGTctaagcttactcattcctctaAGATACTTTAGCTCAGAAGGAAACTACGGGTGTCATGGCCACCCCAGGTTaatcatacccttgaagaagagGAGTAGACCCCCTATACATGCATATAtgaaaattctctctctctctctctctctctctctttttttttttttttttactaggtGACAATGATATCAATTGACTACAACTCAAAGTGTGCATTACTAAATTGAATCGTGGAAAGACTAATATATATCACCAGTGGCTATCGAAGTGACAACAAACTTATGGTCTCATAATTCAATTCTAAGCAAGCATACAGGGTCAAGATAGATATGCAAAGGTTTGGAgatgtaataaataaaaaaaaaattaagcagtattttaaaaaacatcatGCAAAATTATGAAATCTTTCATCCAACCTATTCTAATGCAAAAATGATTCATATGAGTGCGTCATAAACTAGTCATCACAAggaacaaaacaacaagacaaACTACACAATCAAGAAAACTTGCATCACACATGATCTCGAAGGGAAGATCCCAACGAGGAGCCTAAATAACCGGAGTACATGAcaagtgttggattttatgtcctaaaacttatgGTTTGTAAACGGTAAaatttattctgaaaatttaataagttattattgaatatatgaattgcttatttaattttagaaataaatccaataaactaaaagatccatgactattacatgagtacttgaactttatatatgGAGagataaaagtggatcatgttcaagtaaatagtcaaaatgatctatagtatatgaa from Benincasa hispida cultivar B227 chromosome 10, ASM972705v1, whole genome shotgun sequence carries:
- the LOC120089266 gene encoding histone acetyltransferase MCC1; translation: MVKPKAIDCPSICYRPIEPSDLEVLEQIHGNLFPIRYESEFFHSVVNGRDIVSWAAVDQNRPDGRSDELIGFVTARTVLEKDSEISDLLRHDSLTTDHTLVYILTLGVVESYRNLGIASSLVQKVIKYASSIPTCRAVYLHVISYNTTAIKFYKKMSFKCLQRLPGFYFINGQHYDSYLFVYYVNGGRSPCSLLEVVTFMVSYLRDGIKSVTSRLRKNEKRKVSKWSKCKESHSLISMAQSKRNLAVESNGYECV